The following proteins are encoded in a genomic region of Entelurus aequoreus isolate RoL-2023_Sb linkage group LG01, RoL_Eaeq_v1.1, whole genome shotgun sequence:
- the LOC133659982 gene encoding PI-PLC X domain-containing protein 1-like isoform X1, producing MMSRLQWRTVYNVNSTMEDGLDEGNSDWMSRLPEEYLDVSLWNLALPGTVNISMPTGSCVFSCQMSPICVRTTLSGSHDSMSFCLDVCSPVLQSESCVLRGLDKVAPCWTRRCVSRWATTQQAVLSRQCDLGIRFLDLRIARKPKDCCNLFFAHGIYTRITVKEALDELATWLDAHPREVVIVCCSHFHFLTLSDHTKLVEYLISLFGPKLCSSQDNPTLRSCWSRGQQVIVSYDNQDMAQDHPELWTGIPYWYADSPNPEKVVAYLEAQKRKGRPAGFYISGLNLTEHAPYIFFHPLQSMRKMTTKALAVLLGWVREQRPGPEVDRVNIVCCDFVDVSHFCDCVVGLNYKGGVDRNKKRLACQSAC from the exons ATGATGTCACGTCTACAATGGAGGACAGTCTATAATGTCAATTCTACAATGGAGGACGGACTCGACGAGGGAAACTCTGACTGGATGTCCCGTTTGCCTGAAGAGTACCTCGACGTGTCGCTGTGGAACTTGGCTCTTCCTGGtactgttaacattagcatgccgacCGGAAGTTGTGTTTTCTCCTGCCAAATGTCGCCAATTTGTGTTCGTACGACTCTTTCAGGGAGTCACGACAGCATGTCTTTCTGTCTGGACGTGTGCTCTCCTGTCTTACAATCCGAGTCGTGTGTCCTTAGAGGGCTGGACAAAGTCGCTCCGTGTTGGACTCGGCGCTGTGTGTCCCGCTGGGCCACCACGCAG CAAGCTGTGCTCAGTCGCCAGTGTGACCTCGGCATTCGCTTCTTGGACCTACGGATTGCCAGGAAGCCAAAAGACTGCTGCAACTTATTCTTTGCCCATGGCATCTACACGCGGATTACTGtcaag GAGGCCCTGGACGAACTGGCCACCTGGTTGGATGCTCATCCCAGAGAAGTTGTTATCGTTTGCTGCTCCCATTTTCATTTTCTGACCCTGAGTGACCACACAAAGCTTGTAGAGTATTTAATCTCGCTGTTTGGACCCAAGCTCTGCTCCTCACAG GACAATCCCACTTTGCGATCCTGTTGGTCAAGAGGTCAGCAGGTCATTGTTTCCTATGACAACCAGGACATGGCACAGGATCACCCTGAACTGTGGACTGGAATACCTTACTG GTATGCTGACAGCCCGAACCCGGAGAAGGTGGTCGCCTACTTGGAAGCTCAGAAGCGCAAAGGAAGACCAG CTGGTTTTTACATCAGTGGCCTGAACCTCACGGAACACGCGCCGTACATCTTCTTCCACCCTTTGCAGAGCATGAGGAAGATGACGACGAAGGCCCTGGCGGTGCTGCTGGGCTGGGTGAGGGAACAACGGCCGGGACCTGAGGTGGACCGTGTGAACATCGTCTGCTGCGACTTTGTGGATGTAAGTCACTTCTGCGATTGTGTGGTTGGCCTGAACTATAAAGGCGGAGTGGACAGAAACAAAAAAAGACTGGCTTGTCAATCCGCATGCTGA
- the LOC133659982 gene encoding PI-PLC X domain-containing protein 1-like isoform X2, producing MMSRLQWRTVYNVNSTMEDGLDEGNSDWMSRLPEEYLDVSLWNLALPGSHDSMSFCLDVCSPVLQSESCVLRGLDKVAPCWTRRCVSRWATTQQAVLSRQCDLGIRFLDLRIARKPKDCCNLFFAHGIYTRITVKEALDELATWLDAHPREVVIVCCSHFHFLTLSDHTKLVEYLISLFGPKLCSSQDNPTLRSCWSRGQQVIVSYDNQDMAQDHPELWTGIPYWYADSPNPEKVVAYLEAQKRKGRPAGFYISGLNLTEHAPYIFFHPLQSMRKMTTKALAVLLGWVREQRPGPEVDRVNIVCCDFVDVSHFCDCVVGLNYKGGVDRNKKRLACQSAC from the exons ATGATGTCACGTCTACAATGGAGGACAGTCTATAATGTCAATTCTACAATGGAGGACGGACTCGACGAGGGAAACTCTGACTGGATGTCCCGTTTGCCTGAAGAGTACCTCGACGTGTCGCTGTGGAACTTGGCTCTTCCTG GGAGTCACGACAGCATGTCTTTCTGTCTGGACGTGTGCTCTCCTGTCTTACAATCCGAGTCGTGTGTCCTTAGAGGGCTGGACAAAGTCGCTCCGTGTTGGACTCGGCGCTGTGTGTCCCGCTGGGCCACCACGCAG CAAGCTGTGCTCAGTCGCCAGTGTGACCTCGGCATTCGCTTCTTGGACCTACGGATTGCCAGGAAGCCAAAAGACTGCTGCAACTTATTCTTTGCCCATGGCATCTACACGCGGATTACTGtcaag GAGGCCCTGGACGAACTGGCCACCTGGTTGGATGCTCATCCCAGAGAAGTTGTTATCGTTTGCTGCTCCCATTTTCATTTTCTGACCCTGAGTGACCACACAAAGCTTGTAGAGTATTTAATCTCGCTGTTTGGACCCAAGCTCTGCTCCTCACAG GACAATCCCACTTTGCGATCCTGTTGGTCAAGAGGTCAGCAGGTCATTGTTTCCTATGACAACCAGGACATGGCACAGGATCACCCTGAACTGTGGACTGGAATACCTTACTG GTATGCTGACAGCCCGAACCCGGAGAAGGTGGTCGCCTACTTGGAAGCTCAGAAGCGCAAAGGAAGACCAG CTGGTTTTTACATCAGTGGCCTGAACCTCACGGAACACGCGCCGTACATCTTCTTCCACCCTTTGCAGAGCATGAGGAAGATGACGACGAAGGCCCTGGCGGTGCTGCTGGGCTGGGTGAGGGAACAACGGCCGGGACCTGAGGTGGACCGTGTGAACATCGTCTGCTGCGACTTTGTGGATGTAAGTCACTTCTGCGATTGTGTGGTTGGCCTGAACTATAAAGGCGGAGTGGACAGAAACAAAAAAAGACTGGCTTGTCAATCCGCATGCTGA
- the LOC133659982 gene encoding PI-PLC X domain-containing protein 1-like isoform X3, with protein sequence MMSRLQWRTVYNVNSTMEDGLDEGNSDWMSRLPEEYLDVSLWNLALPGTVNISMPTGSCVFSCQMSPICVRTTLSGSHDSMSFCLDVCSPVLQSESCVLRGLDKVAPCWTRRCVSRWATTQQAVLSRQCDLGIRFLDLRIARKPKDCCNLFFAHGIYTRITVKEALDELATWLDAHPREVVIVCCSHFHFLTLSDHTKLVEYLISLFGPKLCSSQVIWTIPLCDPVGQEVSRSLFPMTTRTWHRITLNCGLEYLTGMLTARTRRRWSPTWKLRSAKEDQLVFTSVA encoded by the exons ATGATGTCACGTCTACAATGGAGGACAGTCTATAATGTCAATTCTACAATGGAGGACGGACTCGACGAGGGAAACTCTGACTGGATGTCCCGTTTGCCTGAAGAGTACCTCGACGTGTCGCTGTGGAACTTGGCTCTTCCTGGtactgttaacattagcatgccgacCGGAAGTTGTGTTTTCTCCTGCCAAATGTCGCCAATTTGTGTTCGTACGACTCTTTCAGGGAGTCACGACAGCATGTCTTTCTGTCTGGACGTGTGCTCTCCTGTCTTACAATCCGAGTCGTGTGTCCTTAGAGGGCTGGACAAAGTCGCTCCGTGTTGGACTCGGCGCTGTGTGTCCCGCTGGGCCACCACGCAG CAAGCTGTGCTCAGTCGCCAGTGTGACCTCGGCATTCGCTTCTTGGACCTACGGATTGCCAGGAAGCCAAAAGACTGCTGCAACTTATTCTTTGCCCATGGCATCTACACGCGGATTACTGtcaag GAGGCCCTGGACGAACTGGCCACCTGGTTGGATGCTCATCCCAGAGAAGTTGTTATCGTTTGCTGCTCCCATTTTCATTTTCTGACCCTGAGTGACCACACAAAGCTTGTAGAGTATTTAATCTCGCTGTTTGGACCCAAGCTCTGCTCCTCACAGGTCATTTG GACAATCCCACTTTGCGATCCTGTTGGTCAAGAGGTCAGCAGGTCATTGTTTCCTATGACAACCAGGACATGGCACAGGATCACCCTGAACTGTGGACTGGAATACCTTACTG GTATGCTGACAGCCCGAACCCGGAGAAGGTGGTCGCCTACTTGGAAGCTCAGAAGCGCAAAGGAAGACCAG CTGGTTTTTACATCAGTGGCCTGA